One stretch of Bordetella avium DNA includes these proteins:
- the gspM gene encoding type II secretion system protein GspM: MKRLTQYWLKLSQYAAPQLHTLRARHAALSLRERRLLLVVSAILAAAVIFLGFIEPPLAKLARLRTDLPSLRIQAAAVDDLAARASALSRRAQVRAELPTPSDLSGSLIRAGLPADHWTLTQEDAVYVLTLNDVPAQRLLDWLETSARDWGLLARQAELARALNPNGRPLPGLVNASLRLALTQGN, from the coding sequence ATGAAGCGATTGACTCAATACTGGCTGAAGCTGAGCCAATACGCCGCACCGCAGCTCCATACGCTACGCGCCCGCCATGCGGCGCTCAGCCTGCGTGAACGCCGTCTGCTGCTGGTCGTCAGCGCGATTTTGGCCGCTGCGGTGATCTTTCTGGGTTTTATTGAACCCCCGCTGGCCAAACTGGCTCGCCTGCGCACCGATCTGCCCAGCCTGCGCATCCAGGCGGCGGCCGTGGATGATCTGGCCGCTCGGGCCAGCGCGCTGTCGCGCCGCGCCCAGGTCCGCGCAGAGCTGCCGACCCCTTCCGATCTGAGCGGCAGCCTGATCCGCGCCGGGTTGCCGGCAGACCACTGGACACTCACGCAGGAGGACGCCGTTTATGTGCTGACGCTGAACGATGTGCCGGCGCAGCGGCTGCTTGATTGGCTGGAAACCAGCGCCCGGGATTGGGGGCTGCTTGCTCGGCAGGCCGAACTGGCCCGTGCGCTCAACCCCAATGGCAGACCCCTGCCTGGCCTGGTCAATGCCAGCCTGCGGCTGGCATTGACCCAGGGAAACTAA
- the gspF gene encoding type II secretion system inner membrane protein GspF, with amino-acid sequence MPSYRYEASDALGKIVRGTLDAESERSARNQLRSRGLFPISTARAAQGGALQARLSDADLAWLTRQLASLLAASLPLDAALTITLEQAEKRHIATTLTGVRDDVRAGHKLSSALASRPRDFPEIYRALIGAGEESGDLSQVMEKLAHYIEERNALRSKVLTAFIYPVVVGAVSVLIVIFLLGYVVPQVVSAFSHAKQQLPLLTRIMLALSDYVREWGLISGLGLTALIALWRYSLRMPAARAAWHGQLMRLPLAGRFVLGVNAARFASTLAILCGSGVPILAALDAARRTMTNDVLRTAVQEAAEHVGKGASLSGALARRKVFPPILIHLVASGEKTGQLPELLDQCARNLSRDLERRALAMTALLEPALILVMGGLVLLIVLAVMMPILEMNQLIR; translated from the coding sequence ATGCCCTCCTACCGCTATGAGGCCAGCGACGCTCTGGGAAAAATCGTCCGGGGCACCCTGGATGCCGAGAGCGAACGCAGCGCCCGCAATCAATTGCGCAGCCGTGGGCTTTTCCCGATTTCGACCGCGCGCGCGGCTCAGGGCGGCGCCTTGCAGGCCCGCCTTTCCGACGCAGATCTGGCCTGGCTCACGCGCCAATTGGCCAGCCTGCTGGCGGCCAGCTTGCCGCTGGACGCCGCCCTGACCATCACGCTGGAGCAGGCCGAAAAGCGTCATATCGCCACGACCCTGACCGGCGTGCGCGACGACGTGCGCGCCGGCCACAAGCTGTCCTCGGCCCTGGCGTCACGGCCGCGGGACTTTCCTGAAATCTATCGCGCGCTGATCGGCGCGGGCGAAGAGTCGGGCGATCTCTCCCAGGTCATGGAGAAACTGGCCCACTACATCGAAGAGCGCAACGCCCTGCGCAGCAAGGTGCTCACCGCCTTCATCTACCCGGTGGTCGTGGGTGCGGTGTCGGTGCTGATCGTAATTTTTCTATTAGGCTATGTCGTGCCGCAAGTCGTGTCGGCTTTCAGCCACGCCAAGCAGCAACTGCCCCTGCTCACCCGCATCATGCTGGCGCTTTCAGACTATGTGCGCGAATGGGGCCTGATAAGCGGCCTAGGGCTGACGGCCCTGATCGCGCTATGGCGCTATAGCCTGCGCATGCCGGCAGCCCGCGCTGCCTGGCACGGCCAGCTGATGCGCCTGCCGCTGGCAGGCCGTTTCGTGCTGGGGGTTAACGCGGCGCGCTTTGCCTCGACACTGGCGATTCTCTGCGGCAGCGGCGTGCCGATTCTGGCCGCGCTCGATGCGGCTCGGCGCACCATGACCAACGATGTGTTGCGCACCGCCGTGCAGGAGGCCGCCGAGCACGTCGGCAAGGGCGCCTCGTTGTCTGGCGCCCTGGCCCGCCGCAAGGTCTTTCCGCCCATCCTCATCCATCTGGTGGCCAGCGGCGAAAAAACCGGGCAGCTGCCCGAACTGCTCGATCAATGCGCACGCAACCTGTCGCGCGATCTGGAACGGCGCGCCCTGGCCATGACGGCCTTGCTCGAGCCCGCGCTCATCCTGGTTATGGGCGGCTTGGTGCTGCTCATCGTGCTGGCCGTGATGATGCCCATACTGGAAATGAATCAGCTCATCCGCTGA
- a CDS encoding GspL/Epsl periplasmic domain-containing protein: MKNMLRVALPPLAALRADTLLPYAWHDRRGGLRQGESTAQALATAFRRAPAELVMHPDDIITTVIGVPPLGRARQAAVVRGALEPLVLGDLNEVAIGYADTGADGQVEVAWTPRPALEQACALLAGQGMRLRAIIPPSALGEGQALQARGDPRWRAPSPGWSLELPRQAGHTVSQWRSPLQWTAAAALLWLIGLNLYASHLDAEARALRARMTQRVQQSFNLPVVLDPLRQAQQGLAALGSGQANSHDFLSLARDVARLPLPTDDRVKQLHYADQALTLQLFAEEDAARQLAVTPKLIQQAASLGLKLEQQEKTPTWRITRNSP, translated from the coding sequence ATGAAAAACATGCTGCGCGTGGCCTTGCCGCCGCTGGCGGCGCTGCGCGCCGACACCCTGCTGCCTTATGCCTGGCATGACCGGCGGGGCGGCTTGCGCCAGGGAGAGAGCACCGCGCAGGCGCTGGCCACCGCCTTTCGCCGGGCCCCGGCAGAGCTGGTGATGCATCCCGACGACATCATCACGACAGTCATCGGCGTGCCGCCGCTGGGCCGTGCCCGGCAGGCGGCGGTGGTGCGCGGCGCTCTCGAACCGCTGGTGCTAGGCGATCTGAATGAAGTCGCGATCGGCTATGCCGATACGGGTGCCGATGGGCAGGTAGAGGTCGCCTGGACGCCGCGCCCGGCGCTGGAGCAAGCCTGCGCCCTCCTGGCCGGCCAGGGCATGCGGCTGCGCGCCATTATTCCGCCCTCGGCGCTGGGCGAGGGCCAAGCCCTGCAAGCGCGCGGCGACCCGCGCTGGCGGGCGCCCTCCCCCGGCTGGTCCCTAGAGCTGCCCCGCCAGGCAGGCCATACGGTCTCCCAATGGCGCAGCCCGCTGCAATGGACGGCCGCCGCTGCGCTCTTGTGGCTGATCGGCCTCAATCTCTATGCCAGCCACCTGGACGCCGAGGCCCGCGCCCTGCGCGCCCGCATGACGCAACGCGTGCAGCAGAGCTTTAATCTGCCAGTGGTGCTTGATCCCTTGCGTCAGGCGCAGCAGGGCCTGGCCGCCCTGGGCAGCGGCCAGGCCAATTCCCATGATTTTCTGTCACTGGCACGTGATGTTGCACGCTTGCCCCTGCCGACCGACGACAGGGTCAAGCAACTCCATTACGCCGATCAGGCGCTGACCCTGCAACTCTTTGCAGAAGAAGATGCCGCCAGGCAACTGGCGGTCACCCCAAAGCTGATTCAGCAGGCCGCCTCGCTTGGCCTCAAGCTGGAACAGCAGGAAAAGACACCGACCTGGCGCATCACGCGTAACTCACCATGA
- a CDS encoding prepilin peptidase, translating to MSIPDLLAAIAAGLLSGLMAWLAAERLPGLVIRQWMQDEAAIEAEFGKLSPPGRGRRQALFLAAACTLALACGWRFGWTLGSLQALLLCAVLLTLADIDRRTRLLPDILTQPLLWAGLLVNLDHAFAPLAQAVVGAALGYALPWLAAQGLRLARGSDGMGGGDFKLMAALGAWFGAIRLIDIVLLASLSAILWMLTRGHRALPFGPFLAAAGIAALFLPSLPL from the coding sequence ATGTCTATCCCTGATCTTCTGGCCGCGATCGCCGCCGGTCTCCTGAGCGGGCTGATGGCCTGGCTGGCCGCGGAGCGGCTGCCCGGCCTGGTTATCCGGCAATGGATGCAGGACGAAGCCGCCATCGAGGCCGAATTCGGCAAACTTTCGCCGCCCGGCCGCGGTCGCAGGCAAGCCCTGTTCCTTGCCGCCGCCTGCACCCTGGCCCTGGCTTGCGGCTGGCGCTTTGGCTGGACACTGGGTTCGCTGCAAGCACTGCTCTTGTGCGCCGTTTTACTTACCCTCGCGGACATTGACCGGCGCACCCGCCTGCTGCCCGATATCCTGACGCAGCCCCTGCTCTGGGCCGGATTGCTGGTGAACCTCGACCATGCTTTCGCTCCGCTGGCTCAGGCCGTCGTAGGCGCGGCGCTGGGCTATGCCCTGCCCTGGCTGGCCGCACAGGGCTTACGCCTGGCGCGTGGCAGCGACGGCATGGGTGGCGGCGACTTCAAGCTCATGGCTGCGCTGGGCGCCTGGTTCGGAGCCATCCGCCTGATCGACATTGTCTTGCTGGCCAGCCTGAGCGCCATCCTGTGGATGCTGACGCGCGGTCACCGCGCCTTGCCCTTCGGCCCTTTTTTGGCGGCCGCCGGCATAGCAGCTTTGTTTCTCCCCTCGCTGCCGCTCTGA
- a CDS encoding PulJ/GspJ family protein has protein sequence MNASPHRRQLAQQGFTLIEVLVAISLMALVSVMAWRGLRQVADARERIDSQSADTDQVMRAIGQLSRDVELAYTGPAFDPPTTEEITLTNGIRLNTRQLGQPVLEIVRPDPDGAGLWQRVQWRVDGQGLWRATGMAAARMPLPQADQRVLLLPGITSLSLRAWVPGAGWVPTARAPGSAPEGLELALERGPQQRYTALVELP, from the coding sequence ATGAACGCGTCCCCTCACCGCCGCCAGCTCGCGCAGCAAGGCTTCACGCTAATCGAAGTGTTGGTGGCGATTTCATTGATGGCCCTGGTCAGCGTGATGGCCTGGCGCGGCCTGCGACAGGTGGCCGACGCGCGCGAGCGCATCGATAGCCAATCGGCCGACACCGATCAGGTCATGCGCGCCATCGGCCAGCTCTCGCGCGACGTGGAGCTGGCCTATACCGGGCCCGCTTTCGATCCGCCCACCACGGAGGAGATCACCCTCACGAATGGCATCCGCCTGAACACGCGCCAGCTCGGCCAGCCAGTACTGGAGATTGTGCGTCCCGACCCCGATGGCGCGGGCCTGTGGCAGCGGGTGCAATGGCGGGTGGATGGCCAAGGGCTTTGGCGGGCGACGGGCATGGCCGCTGCCCGCATGCCCCTGCCGCAAGCGGATCAGCGCGTGCTGCTGTTGCCGGGCATCACCTCGCTCTCGCTGCGGGCCTGGGTGCCGGGCGCCGGTTGGGTGCCGACCGCGCGCGCGCCGGGCTCGGCGCCCGAGGGCCTGGAACTGGCGTTGGAGCGCGGCCCGCAGCAGCGCTACACCGCCTTGGTGGAGCTGCCATGA
- the gspE gene encoding type II secretion system ATPase GspE: MSVHPLPYAWARAQRAVLSLRAGQAQLTVSPRTPSWAVREVRRRHGEVLLHEVDDQTLESLLTASYTHGEDAASVMGVAENEIDLDRLLQDIPEVADLLEAQDDAPVIRMINALFAQAARDGASDIHIEPFETHSAVRFRVDGTLRDVVTPRKGLHAALISRIKIMAHLDIAEKRLPQDGRIALRVGGRPIDVRVSTLPTGHGERAVLRLLDKEAGRLQLERLGMSPRVLGQLDRLIRQPHGIVLVTGPTGSGKTTTLYAALSRLDAATSNILTVEDPIEYDLPGVSQTQINAKIDMSFAMALRAILRQDPDVIMIGEIRDLETAQIAVQASLTGHLVLATLHTNDSVSAVTRLVDMGVEPFLLASSLLGVLAQRLVRRLCPACKTPVDGGPQYRAVGCPLCNHSGYSGRSGIHELFVVDDGARSHIHDGRDERALRVAAVAAGLRSMREDGQRWVDAGETSAEEVLRVTKDD, encoded by the coding sequence ATGAGTGTCCATCCCCTGCCTTATGCCTGGGCGCGTGCGCAGCGCGCGGTACTCAGTCTGCGCGCCGGGCAGGCGCAGCTGACGGTCAGTCCCCGCACGCCCTCCTGGGCGGTGCGCGAGGTGCGGCGCCGGCATGGAGAGGTTCTGCTGCACGAGGTGGATGACCAAACACTGGAAAGCCTGCTCACCGCCAGCTACACGCATGGCGAAGACGCGGCCTCTGTCATGGGTGTGGCCGAGAACGAAATCGATCTGGACCGCCTGCTGCAAGATATCCCCGAAGTAGCGGACCTGTTGGAAGCCCAGGATGACGCGCCCGTCATTCGTATGATCAACGCCCTGTTTGCGCAGGCCGCGCGCGATGGCGCCAGCGATATCCATATCGAGCCGTTCGAGACACATTCTGCGGTGCGCTTTCGCGTGGATGGCACGCTGCGCGATGTGGTCACGCCGCGCAAAGGGCTGCATGCTGCGCTAATTTCACGTATCAAGATCATGGCGCACCTGGATATCGCCGAGAAGCGCTTGCCGCAAGACGGGCGTATCGCCCTGCGGGTGGGCGGGCGGCCGATCGATGTGCGTGTCTCGACGCTGCCGACCGGGCACGGCGAGCGCGCTGTGCTGCGTCTGCTCGATAAAGAGGCTGGGCGGCTGCAATTAGAGCGCTTGGGGATGAGTCCCCGCGTGCTGGGCCAGCTTGATCGTTTGATACGCCAGCCGCATGGCATCGTGCTGGTGACCGGTCCGACCGGCAGCGGCAAGACCACCACCCTGTATGCCGCGCTAAGCCGTCTGGATGCCGCCACCAGCAATATCCTGACGGTGGAAGACCCGATCGAGTATGACCTGCCGGGGGTAAGCCAGACACAGATCAACGCCAAGATCGACATGAGCTTTGCGATGGCGCTGCGCGCGATTCTGCGTCAGGACCCGGACGTGATCATGATCGGTGAAATCCGCGACCTCGAAACCGCGCAGATCGCTGTGCAGGCCTCGTTGACCGGCCATTTGGTGCTAGCCACCCTGCACACCAATGATTCGGTGTCCGCCGTCACCCGTCTGGTCGACATGGGGGTAGAGCCTTTCCTGCTCGCCTCCTCCCTGTTGGGGGTGCTGGCTCAGCGCCTGGTGCGCCGTCTGTGCCCGGCCTGCAAAACGCCGGTCGATGGCGGGCCGCAATATCGCGCGGTGGGTTGCCCCCTTTGCAATCACAGCGGCTATAGCGGACGCTCGGGCATTCATGAGCTGTTTGTCGTCGATGATGGGGCGCGCAGCCATATTCACGACGGCCGCGACGAACGCGCATTGCGCGTGGCCGCCGTGGCGGCGGGCCTGCGCAGCATGCGCGAAGATGGGCAGCGCTGGGTCGATGCGGGAGAGACCTCGGCCGAGGAGGTCTTGAGGGTGACCAAGGACGATTGA
- the gspN gene encoding type II secretion system protein N — translation MRGLNSKSLLAAMGLVLCALIAGLTVLPARWLLLISPAGAPIGLADAQGSLWEGRAWIALGPPDSRRLLPEPLQWRVRWARLDIEATHPWLQGPLVIAPRLDGIKISAQGLRAPAAAMAALGAPWNTLSPGGLLDMRWQALTLGRPMSGPVAQIRWQDASTALSPLPRIGAYVMRIQGNGKDLTLALSTESGVLQADGQGIANQHGVRFAGRLSYAANTDAAQRRALDGLLAMIGPRQGDTVSFGTPGAAMAP, via the coding sequence ATGCGAGGCCTCAATAGCAAGTCTCTGCTGGCCGCGATGGGGCTGGTCTTGTGCGCCCTGATCGCCGGGCTGACTGTGCTGCCTGCACGCTGGCTGCTCCTGATCTCGCCGGCCGGCGCGCCCATCGGCCTGGCCGATGCCCAGGGCAGCCTGTGGGAAGGCCGGGCCTGGATCGCGCTGGGACCGCCCGATTCGCGCCGCCTGCTGCCCGAGCCCCTGCAATGGCGCGTGCGCTGGGCACGTCTGGATATCGAGGCCACCCATCCCTGGCTGCAAGGCCCGCTTGTCATCGCACCGCGTCTGGACGGTATAAAAATCAGTGCGCAGGGGCTGCGCGCGCCCGCCGCCGCGATGGCGGCGCTAGGCGCGCCCTGGAACACCCTGAGTCCGGGCGGCCTGCTGGACATGCGCTGGCAGGCGCTGACCTTGGGCCGTCCCATGAGCGGCCCAGTCGCGCAGATCCGCTGGCAGGACGCCAGCACCGCCCTCTCACCTCTGCCGCGCATCGGCGCTTATGTCATGCGCATACAGGGCAATGGCAAGGACCTGACGCTAGCACTCTCGACGGAAAGCGGCGTCTTACAGGCCGACGGTCAAGGCATTGCGAATCAACATGGCGTACGCTTCGCCGGCCGTCTCAGCTATGCGGCCAACACTGACGCGGCACAGCGGCGCGCGCTCGATGGGCTACTGGCGATGATAGGCCCGCGCCAAGGCGATACGGTAAGCTTCGGCACGCCGGGCGCGGCCATGGCGCCATGA
- the gspK gene encoding type II secretion system minor pseudopilin GspK: MTGQRRQALARQRGTAVIMALIVVAVVAALATSLFQRQTASTRQFENALSGIQARQFLKGGTDWARLILRDHGRQNRITTPDQVWATPVMDTRIERPGDERVAVFSGRLEDEQGKFNLYTLARNGAPQSEQQKVLARLLQLQQLPESLADTLLEAIAAAQAPAALASNTGNPDLQAPLPRGVAELAAWLRLPPSARAALTRTMTLLPAAVSVNVNTAPPEVIAALIPGLSLSQARSITGERDRGNGFNNSADFSNRLAAFGVNEGIPPS; this comes from the coding sequence ATGACGGGACAACGCAGGCAAGCGCTAGCGCGCCAGCGTGGCACGGCGGTCATCATGGCCCTGATCGTCGTCGCGGTTGTCGCCGCGCTGGCGACCAGCCTCTTTCAGCGCCAAACCGCCAGCACACGCCAATTCGAGAATGCGCTGTCTGGGATACAGGCCCGCCAGTTTCTGAAGGGCGGCACGGATTGGGCCCGTCTGATCCTGCGCGACCACGGCCGTCAGAACCGCATCACCACGCCCGATCAAGTCTGGGCGACACCCGTCATGGATACGCGTATCGAGCGGCCAGGGGATGAGCGGGTGGCGGTGTTTTCCGGCCGTCTTGAGGACGAGCAGGGCAAATTCAATTTGTATACCCTGGCCCGCAATGGCGCACCGCAGTCCGAACAACAAAAGGTATTGGCGCGGCTGCTGCAATTGCAGCAACTGCCGGAATCACTCGCCGACACCCTGCTGGAGGCCATCGCGGCCGCTCAGGCGCCCGCCGCCCTAGCCAGCAACACAGGCAATCCCGATCTCCAGGCGCCCTTGCCCAGAGGGGTGGCCGAACTGGCGGCGTGGCTGCGCCTGCCGCCGTCGGCCCGTGCTGCGCTGACGCGCACGATGACCCTCTTGCCCGCCGCCGTCAGCGTTAACGTCAACACCGCGCCGCCCGAGGTCATCGCCGCGCTGATACCCGGCCTGTCGCTGTCTCAGGCGCGCTCGATCACCGGCGAGCGTGACCGGGGAAACGGGTTCAACAACAGCGCAGACTTCAGCAACCGCCTGGCGGCCTTCGGCGTCAACGAGGGCATCCCCCCGTCGTGA
- the gspD gene encoding type II secretion system secretin GspD, whose protein sequence is MRFFLSMGLALVLTAASPLNAFAQPAADKPASTSDGKVSLNFVDTDIPAVVRAISLFTDQDFLIDPRVKGKITLVSERPVSREQALALLSGSLRLQGFSMVEVAGIMRVVPEADAKLQGTVVGAARRTAGGPVPVSDFLRGAASGQMMTRVFPLRYENAANLVPVLRPMVPPNNPVTAYPGNNTVVVTDYADNLERIAEVIARIDVPSALSTDVVPIKGGIASDIAALASQLLDTQSNDPTQRITIVADPRSNSVLVRSGSSGRTRLARDLIVKLDAQQSVESNLHVVYLRNAQAARIAEVLGGLLTGQANNQAGSAINGGAGGSRSGAASPPAGNMPSRSGASGGNYNGGSTGLGGSGNERIAREEVSNQPLSFSAGGATVQADPATNSLIISAPEPLYRNLRTVIDQLDQRRAQVLVESMIVEVSEDKASEFGIQWMTGAGNINSNSTSFIGGTNLGGSGLGGVQGPTSLDVLGKGLSLGVVKGTVDVLGNKVINLGVLARAMQKDGEANILSTPNLLTLDNQSASILVGKTVPFVTGQYVTSGGNGSSNPFQTIEREDVGLKLNIRPQISEGGAVKLDIYQEVSSIDTSNSTAVSGVVTNKRAIDTSVLVEDGQIIVLGGLLEDSVSQGANGVPGLSSIPILGALFRYDSRRHTKTNLMVFLRPYVVRDNRRAASLTMDRYDYMRRQQAASQPEAHWLLPQVQTPELTPPGSRGSVSNNIYDMRPEQLAQTMRRDPPPTLSASVVRQLPPTRKFSPDEPIRASLPIGVTVALDPSDLESTAGNDGTVLQFASVQEQREAEQIARRVQSSGLSAYVQVGPGGMGYVVRSQVSNDAGTVQTAMTLLRELGYPAQIIKSL, encoded by the coding sequence ATGCGTTTCTTTCTGTCTATGGGTCTCGCCCTGGTGCTGACCGCAGCAAGTCCCCTCAACGCGTTCGCGCAGCCGGCAGCCGACAAGCCAGCCAGCACATCGGATGGCAAAGTCAGCCTCAATTTCGTCGACACCGATATTCCAGCCGTTGTGCGCGCAATCTCTCTGTTCACGGATCAGGACTTCCTGATCGACCCGCGTGTCAAAGGCAAAATCACCCTGGTTTCCGAGCGGCCCGTGAGTCGCGAGCAGGCGCTGGCCCTGTTGAGCGGTTCTTTGCGCCTTCAGGGTTTTTCCATGGTTGAAGTCGCTGGCATCATGCGCGTCGTGCCCGAGGCGGATGCCAAGCTGCAAGGCACGGTCGTGGGCGCCGCGCGGAGAACGGCGGGCGGGCCCGTGCCGGTCTCCGACTTTCTGCGGGGCGCGGCCAGCGGGCAGATGATGACCCGCGTGTTCCCGCTGCGCTACGAAAACGCCGCCAACCTCGTGCCGGTGCTGCGCCCTATGGTGCCGCCCAACAACCCGGTGACGGCCTATCCAGGTAACAACACGGTGGTGGTGACCGACTACGCCGACAATCTGGAGCGCATCGCCGAGGTGATCGCCCGCATCGACGTGCCCAGCGCCCTGTCTACCGACGTGGTGCCGATCAAGGGCGGTATCGCTTCCGACATCGCCGCCCTGGCCTCGCAACTGCTGGACACCCAGAGCAACGATCCCACGCAGCGCATCACCATCGTGGCCGACCCGCGCAGCAACAGCGTGCTGGTGCGCTCGGGGAGTTCTGGCCGCACTCGGCTGGCGCGGGATCTGATCGTCAAACTGGATGCGCAGCAATCTGTCGAGAGTAATCTGCATGTGGTGTATCTGCGCAACGCACAGGCCGCGCGCATCGCCGAGGTGCTGGGCGGTCTGCTGACCGGCCAGGCGAACAACCAGGCGGGGAGTGCGATCAACGGCGGCGCGGGCGGCTCGCGTAGCGGCGCGGCCAGCCCGCCCGCCGGGAATATGCCCTCGCGTAGCGGCGCGTCGGGCGGCAACTACAACGGCGGCAGCACCGGTCTGGGCGGCTCTGGCAATGAGCGCATCGCACGCGAGGAAGTGAGCAACCAGCCGCTGTCCTTCAGCGCAGGCGGCGCGACGGTGCAGGCCGACCCGGCCACCAATTCGCTCATTATTTCCGCACCCGAACCGCTTTACCGTAATCTGCGCACGGTGATCGACCAGCTCGATCAGCGCCGCGCGCAGGTCTTGGTCGAAAGCATGATTGTCGAGGTGTCGGAAGACAAGGCCTCAGAGTTCGGTATTCAGTGGATGACCGGCGCCGGCAATATCAACAGCAATAGCACCTCCTTTATTGGCGGCACTAATCTCGGCGGCAGCGGCCTGGGCGGCGTGCAGGGACCGACCTCGCTCGATGTGCTGGGCAAGGGCCTGAGCCTGGGCGTGGTCAAGGGGACAGTGGATGTGCTGGGCAACAAGGTCATCAATCTGGGCGTGCTGGCCCGCGCGATGCAGAAAGACGGCGAAGCCAATATTCTTTCTACGCCGAATCTGCTGACGCTGGACAACCAGTCGGCCAGCATACTCGTGGGCAAAACCGTGCCTTTCGTGACGGGGCAATACGTAACCTCCGGCGGCAATGGCAGCAGCAATCCCTTTCAGACCATCGAGCGCGAAGACGTCGGCCTCAAGCTCAATATCCGCCCGCAGATTTCCGAGGGGGGCGCGGTCAAGCTGGACATCTATCAGGAAGTCAGCAGCATCGACACCAGCAACTCGACGGCGGTGTCCGGTGTCGTGACCAATAAGCGCGCGATCGACACCAGCGTGCTGGTCGAAGATGGCCAGATCATTGTGCTGGGCGGCCTGCTGGAGGACAGCGTGTCGCAGGGCGCCAATGGTGTGCCGGGCCTGTCGTCTATCCCTATTCTGGGCGCGCTGTTTCGCTATGATTCGCGGCGTCATACCAAGACCAATCTGATGGTTTTTCTGCGCCCTTATGTGGTGCGCGATAACCGCCGTGCGGCCTCGCTGACGATGGACCGCTACGACTATATGCGCCGCCAGCAGGCCGCTTCGCAACCCGAGGCGCACTGGCTGTTGCCGCAGGTGCAGACGCCCGAACTGACGCCGCCGGGAAGCCGTGGATCGGTGTCGAACAACATCTACGATATGCGTCCGGAGCAGCTTGCGCAGACCATGCGCCGCGATCCGCCGCCGACGCTTAGCGCGTCTGTGGTGCGCCAATTGCCGCCGACGCGCAAGTTCTCTCCGGATGAGCCCATCCGCGCGAGTCTGCCGATTGGGGTGACGGTGGCGCTCGACCCCTCCGATTTGGAATCGACGGCGGGCAATGACGGCACGGTGCTGCAATTCGCATCGGTGCAAGAGCAGCGCGAAGCCGAGCAGATCGCTCGCCGCGTGCAATCCAGCGGCTTGTCGGCCTATGTGCAGGTCGGCCCAGGCGGTATGGGTTATGTGGTGCGCAGCCAGGTCTCCAATGACGCGGGCACTGTGCAGACCGCGATGACGCTGTTGCGTGAGTTGGGCTATCCGGCGCAGATCATCAAAAGCCTATGA